Genomic DNA from Thermobifida alba:
TGGCGGCGGCGTGGATCGGCTTCTCCATCTCGCCGACGGTGCGCAGCGCGTCGTTGGCCGCGGCGTGCTTGCGCATGACCCGCTTGTGGGCCTCGGCGTTCTTGGCGTAGCCCTCGTAGGCGCCGACCACCCCGGCCAGTTCGGCGCTGCGCCGGTAGGCGACACCGGTCATGAGCGAGGTGACGGCGGCCGCCACGGCGCGTCCGCCGTCGGAGTCGTAGGCGTGGCCGGTGGCCATGAGCAGCGCGCCCAGGTTGGTGTAGCCGATACCGAGCTGCCGGAAGGCGCGCGTGGTCTCGCCGATCTTCTCGGTGGGGAAGTCGGCGAAGGTGATGGAGATGTCCATCGCCGTGATGACCAGCTCGGTGAGCCGCTCGAACTCCTCGACGCGGAAGGAGCCGTCGTCGTCGAGGAACTTCATCAGGTTGATGGAGGCCAGGTTGCAGGAGGAGTTGTCCAGGTGGACGTACTCCGAGCAGGGGTTGCTGGCGGTGATCCGGCCGCTCTCCGGGGTGGTGTGCCAGTCGTTGATGGTGTCGTCGTACTGGATGCCCGGGTCGGCGCACTCCCAGGCGGCCCGGGCCATCTTGTGGAACAGCTCCTTGGCCCGGACCGTGGCCACGGTCTCCCCGGTGGTGCGGGCGACCAGGCCGAAGTCGGAGTCGTTCTCCACGGCGCGCATGAACTCGTCGGAGACCCGCACGGAGTTGTTGGCGTTCTGGTACTGGACGCTGACGATGTCGGCGCCGCCCAGGTCGACGTCGAAGCCGGCGTCGCGCAGCGCGCGGATCTTGCGCTCCTCGCGCGCCTTGCACTCGACGAACTCCTCGATGTCGGGGTGGTCCACGTCGAGGACGACCATCTTGGCGGCGCGCCGGGTGGCGCCGCCGGACTTGATCGTCCCGGCGGAGGCGTCGGCGCCGCGCATGAAGGAGACCGGGCCGGAGGCGGTGCCGCCGGAGGAGAGCAGCTCCTTGCTGGAGCGGATGCGCGAGAGGTTCACGCCCGCGCCGGAGCCGCCCTTGAAGATGATCCCCTCTTCCTTGTACCAGTCGAGGATCGACTCCATGGTGTCGTCCACCGACAGGATGAAGCAGGCGGAGACCTGCGCCTTCGACGAGGTGCCGACGTTGAACCAGACGGGGGAGTTGAAGCTGAACATCTGGTGGACGAGGGCGTACTTGAGCTCGTGGTCGAAGATCTCGGCGTCCTCGTCGGAGGCGAAGTAGCCGTGCTCGCGGCCGGTCGCGGTGTAGGTGTTGACGACCCGGTCGATGAGCTGCTTGAGGCTCCACTCGCGCTGCGGGGTGCCCAGCGCGCCGCGGAAGTACTTGCTGGCCACGATCTGGGTGGCGTTCATCGACCAGCTCGTGGGGAACTCGACCCCGTTCTGCTGGAAGTTGACCGAGCCGTCGCGCCAGTTCGTCATGACGACGTCGCGGCGCTCCCACTCGACGGTGTCGTAGGGGTGGACTCCGGGAGTGGTGAAGACGCGCTGGATCCTCACCCCCTTGCGGGATTTCCTGCTTTTGCGCGTGGCAGAGCCGCTCGCCGTCTCGGTCATCTCGCTTCGCTCCCCCTCTGGTGGAAGGTGTACCCGATGGTGGTCGCCGTCGCCCGCGCCGTGGCCGACGGCGGCACCGCTGCGTGTCTGTGGTCTGCGGGGACGCCGTGGCGGCGTCGGTGGGTCAGTTCTGCGGCGCGGTGCGCTCCGCCCTCAGCTCCGCGATCTCCTGTTCGAAGTCCTCCAGGGACTCGAAGCTGCGGTAGACGCTCGCGAAGCGCAGGTAGGCGACCTCGTCCAGGTCGCGCAGGGGCCCGAGGATGGCCAGCCCGATCTCGTGGGAGGGGACCTCGGCGGCCCCGCGGCTGCGGATGGCCTCCTCGACCCGCTGTCCGAGGACGGCGAGGGCGTCCTCGGTGACCGGACGGCCCTGGCAGGCCCGGCGGACCCCGGCGATGATCTTGCTGCGGGAGAAGGGCTCGGTGACGCCCGACCGCTTGGCGACCATGAGCAGCACGGTCTCCTGGGTGGTGAACCTCCGCTCACAGGCCGGGCAGGAGCGGCGGCGTCGGATCGCCGCGCCTTCCTCGGCGGCGCGGCTGTCGATCACCCGGGTGTCCTGGTTCTGGCAGAAGGGGCAGCGCACCGATCTTCTTCCTTCCCAGGTCGACACCGGACAACCACAATTTGTGGATGGTTTCACCCACACAGACACCAGATTTAGTGGTCGCTAACCTACGGCGACGGAGTCCCGGGCGCAACTCGGGCCGTTTCCCCCCGGCGTGTCGCCACTCACGGTCACCGGCTCGCAGACGGAGCGTGGCTGAGGGTGTCCGCGGCGGCGCGGGCGGAGGAGGGCGCGGGCTCTTCAGTGTGCGGGCAGCAGGAGCTCCTGGCCTGGTTCGAGGACCGGCCCGGTCAGTCCGTTGAGTTCGACGATCTCGTCCACGGTCTTGCGCGGGTCCTCGGAGGGGCGGACCCGCTCGGCGATCTCCCAGAGCGTGTCCCCCTCGTTGACGACGACGGTGTGGGACCGCTCCGGCAGGTGGAGGAAGTTCTCGGTGGAGGCGTCCGCGGTGGAGGCCCCCAGGGTCACGAGGGTCACCGCGAGGAGGCCGCACCCCGCCGCGGCCGCCGTGCCGAGCAGGCAGCACAGGACGATCCGGCCCCGCCTGGTCAGCCGGGGCGGTCCGGCGGGGACGGGCCGGGGCCGGCGGCGGCCGGGGACGGCCGTCTCCCGCCGACCGGTCGGCGCGGAGTCGGGGGTCCACTCCGGGACCTCCTGGGACCAGTCGTAGGGATCGGCCCCTGGGCCGCCGCGGGTCGCATCCGCATCGCCCGCGGATCGGCGGGGGGCGCGGACAGCGGCGGATGGCGTGGGGGCATACGGCAGCGCGGTCTGGGACATCGTCCTCCCCTTCGAACCTCCGCCCACCAGAACTGGCGTTCGATTACTACCGCATTCCGGGAAATTTTTCAGCACCATCTCGAACGTTTGTTTGATATTGCCTTGTGCAAGGACTAACGTGGACTGTGTTTCGCTCCGGTAGAGCACTGGTGTCGGTCGTGTCACACCGCCGCCCTCAACCACTCGGAACGAGCATCGACGTCACAGCAAGCCGACAGTCCACAACCGAGGACACCGACCGCCGAGGAGGCCGGACGTGCCGGAGGAGAACCACGGAGGGCAGAAGCCCCGTGCGGAGGAGAGTTCCGTCTCCGCACTCCGCCCGGTCCGCACGGATGACTCCGTGGGGACCTCCACCAAGGGGACGGACGCCGCTCCGACACTCACCGAACGCCAGCGGAGTGTCCTGAACGTCATCCACCGCTACGTGCGTGAGCGGGGATATCCGCCGTCGATCCGGGAGATCGGTGACGCGGTGGGACTGTCCAGCCCCTCAAGTGTCGCGCACCAGTTGAAGGTGTTGCAACGCAAGGGCTACCTTCACCGCGACCAGAATCGCCCAAGGGCGGTGGAAATTCGCATTCCGGACCAAACCCCCGTCCACTCCCGGAACGGTCTCGGCGGCGTGGCGGGGACGGGCTCCCCCGACACGGTCGGCATCCCGCTGCTGGGCCGCATCGCGGCGGGCGGTCCGATCCTGGCCGAGGAGTACGTCGAGGACGTCCTCCCCCTGCCCCGCCAGCTCGTCGGCGAGGGCCCGCTGTTCATGCTCACCGTCGTGGGCGACTCGATGGTCGACGCCGCCATCACCGACGGCGACCTGGTGGTGGTCCGCCAGCAGCCCGACGCCAACAACGGCGACATCGTGGCCGCGCTGCTGGGCGACGAGGCCACCGTCAAGGTGTTCAAGCGTGACGGAGAACACGTGTGGCTGCTCCCCAGGAACAGCGCCTACGAACCGATCAACGGCGATTCCGCGACCATCCTGGGCAAGGTCGTCACCGTACTCCGCAAGGTATAACGACTTCGCCTCGTTTCGGTACGGTCCCGTGATCTACGCCCGGACGGCGGCCCCACCCCCGCCGTTTGCCGGCGCGCGCAGCCGCTCCCCCGCTCCCGGACCGCCGCTCCGCCCCGTCCCGCACCCCTGTGCGGTCCGCGCCCGGCGGTGGCCGCCCGGAAGACGGAAAAGGCCCCGGGGCGCCTCCCCGCCGGTCCGGGCGGGAGGCGCCCCGGGGCTGCCGGAAACGTCCCCGGCTCCGCAAGCCCTCCTGCGGTGCCGGGACCCCACCGGTTACCGGCCCCCGATCTTCTCCAGGGTGGCCTCGGCCAGGATCTCGGCCTTCTCGATCGCCTCCTCCTCGGGGAGCGGCTCTCCGTCGCTCATCTCGTCGTAGCAGGACGAGATCGACAGGTTCTCGATGTAGGTGGCCACGCAGCCCACCTCTCGTGAGTCGTCGTACCAGGACACGGCCCCCTCGCCGAGCCCGAAGACCCTCTCCGTCTCGTGGTCGCCGGCGTAGAAGTCCAGGTCGTCGACGGTGTCGTACTCATCGGGGTCGTTGGTCACGACCGTGAGGAAGTAGTAGCTTCCGTCACCCGAGGAGTCCGCGTTGTCCCAGGTGCAGTGGTACCCCTCCCACCACTCCTGGTCGCCGGTGTCGACCTCGTCGATCGACAGGGTGTGGCCGGGAACGAACTCATCCAGCCCGTCGGGCTCGACGGCGTCGCACTCGGGCGTTTCGGTGAACTCGCCCTGCGGCGGGGGCGGGGTCGTCTCCTCCGGCTCCTGCGTCTCGTCGCCGTCGGGTTCCTGGGTCCCCTCGGCCACGGTGCCCGATCCGCCGCCCGGTTCGCCGCTGTTGTTGCGCAGAGCGAAGAACACGATGATCCCGGCCACGGCCAGGACCGCGACCGCGCCCGTGAGGACGCCGGCGATCAGGCAGCCGTTGCCCTTCTTGGCCGGAGGCGGATAGCCTCCCGGCGGCCCGTACTGGGGGGTGAACTGCGGACCGTAGGGGGGCTGCGGAGGGCCGTAGGGCTGTCCGTACGAGGGCTGGGGGCCGCTGGGGGGAGGTTGGGTCATTGGGCGTCCTCGCTGACTACCTGGCGGATGTTCCGCGTGGTTGCTGACGGGAACCGGCTCCGGTGTCCGCACCGGAGCCGACTGCGGGGTTCACTCCTGTTCGAGGGCTGCGACGGTCTCGCGGGCTACGGTCATTGCTCCCTGCATCGCCTCCGCCGCGGAGATCTCCCGGCTGGCCGCGAAGTCGGTGCTGGACTCGTAGCAGGTGGAGATCATGAGGTTGGACTTGCGTACCGCCACGCACCCGTGCAGCGTGGTGGCGTCGTACCACCGCACCGCCTCGTCTCCGAGACCGTCCACGGCGACCGTCGTGTTGCCCTCCGACTCGCGTTTCAGATCGGCCCGGGCCGCGGCCTCCCCGCCGTAACCGAAACGGTTGCCGCTGCGGATGAAGGCCACGCTCACGCTCGAAGGCATCCCCGTGGAGTCCTCCGTCGTGGTCCAGCGGCACTGGGTGCCGTCCCACCAGTCGGCGCCCGCGGTGTCGAGCGGGCCGTCGATGTCGGCCTCGTATCCGTTGACGAACTCGTCGAGCACCCCGCTCCCCTCCACCAGGGAGCACTCGGGAGCCTGTGCGTAGTCCCCTCCGGGGCCGCGCAGCCAGACGAGCAGACTGATCCCGACGCACCCCAGCAGCGCCAGCACGAGCAGCGCGCTGACCAGGACGGCCGCCGCGCAGCCGCGTCCGCTTCCGGGCGGCTTCTCCTGCGGACCGACGGACCCGCCGGGGGAGGGCGGCTGGACCATGTACTTCCCTTCGTCCGGGGCTGTCCGGGGAGGTGGGCTCCCCGGTGTCGACGAGCCAACGCTACTAGTCGGTTCGGAGGGTCGGCCAGGCACAGAGAGCCGGTGACCTGATGGACTCCTCACCCGGTGAGAAGCCGTTCTCGGCCGTAAAGTTCTCGGTGGTCCGCAAAGACCGGCCCCGCCCCTGCCCGGTGTCCCGCCGTCCTTCGGACGGGGGTGTCACAGGGCCGCGGCCACCTCCGCGGCGACCGCGGTCGCCGCGTCGTGGGCCTCCTCCGCCGGCAGGCCCCCGCACCAGACCCGGACCGTGAGGTTGCCGTCCCGGAAGACCGCTTCGGCCCCGTCGCCGACGGACGCCGGACGCACCAGCGCGTCCGCTCCCGGGAGTCCCGCGGCGGCCGCCGGGCCCGCGCCGGCCAGGGCGGCCAGTTCCGCCTCGGCCCGCTCCTCCCCGCTCACCCGGCCGTCCCCGTCGCCGAAGTGGGTGCGGAAGGAGACGACGAGCACCCGGGGAGCGGCGCCCGGGTCGTCCAGTGAGGACCACACGCACGTCCGTTCGGCGGACTGGGGCAGCGGCCCGCTCGTGTCCGCCTCCAGCACCGCCGCGGGAGCCGCCGCCTCCACCGCCGCGGCCGGCACCGACGCGCAGGCGGGCGGCTGCTGGTGCGCGTCCGTGGCCGCGGCCTCGACCGCGGGACCGCGCGCGTCCCACAGCAGACCGCCGACGACGGCCGCGGTACTCACCGCGGCGGCCCCGCCCACCACGGCTGCCCAGCGCAGCAGGGTCCGCCGTCTCGCCTCGCCCATGTCCGCCGCCTCTCCTCAGCCGGGACGTCCGACCGTTCTTCCGCACACCGCGGGGCCGCGGCGGCGAGCCGCGGCCCCGGCGACGCCGGTGGTGGTCACCCCTGGGCGACCACGATGTTGACCAGTTTGGGTTCGCGCACGACGACCTTGCGGATCTCGCGCCCGGCGATGAAGTTCTGCACCTTCTCCGAGGCCAGGGCCAGCCGCTCCAGTTCCTCGGCGGAGATGTCCGGCGACACCTGCAGCTTGTCGCGGACCTTGCTGGCCACCTGGACCACGCAGGTCACGCTCTCCTGCACCAGCAGCGCGGGGTCGGGCTCGCGCCAGGTGCCCACCGCCACCGATCCGGAGTGGCCGAGCAGTTCCCAGCCCTCCTCGGCGACGTAGGGCGCGAACAGGCCCAGCGTGATCGCGACGACCTCGGCGGCCTCGCGCACCGCGGGGTCGGCGGCCCCCGGGCCCGCGTCGATCGCCCGGCGGGTGGCGGTGACCAGCTCCATGATCCGCGCGATGGCGACGTTGAACCGCTGAGCCTCGACGGCCTCGGTGACCTTCGCCAGGGTCTGGTGGGTGACCCGGCGCAGCCCCGGGTCCCCGGCGGCCGGGTCGACGCCCGGCGCGGAGGCGGCCCCGGCCTGGGCCATCACCCGGTAGGCGCGGTTGAGGAACTTCAGGGAGGCGCCCGGGGAGACGTCGGCCCAGTCGATGTCCTCCTCCGGAGGACCGGCGAAGACCACGGTCAGCCGGACCGCGTCGACGCCGTACCGGTCGATCTCCTGGCCCAGGTCCACGCCGTTGCCCAGCGACTTGGACATCGCCTTGCCCTGGTTGATGACCTGCCCCTGGTTGAGCAGCCGGACGAAGGGCTCGGTGAAGGACACCATGCCCATGTCGTGGAGCACCTTGGTGAAGAACCTGCTGTAGAGCAGGTGCAGGATCGCGTGCTCCACGCCGCCGACGTACTGGTCGATCGGCCCCCACTTCTCGACCTTCTCCACGTCGAACGGCGCGGTGTCCAGGTCCGGCGAGCAGTAGCGCAGGAAGTACCAGGAGGAGTCGACGAAGGTGTCCATGGTGTCGGTGTCCCGCTTGGCGGCGCCGCCGCAGCGGGGGCAGGACACGTTGACCCAGTCGGTGGCCGCGGCCAGCGGGGAGATCCCCTTGGGGGCCAGGTCCGCGCCGCGCAGGTTCTCGGGCAGCCGCACCGGCAGCTCGGAGTCGGGGACCGGGACCTCGCCGCAGTCGGGGCAGTGGATGATCGGGATCGGGGTGCCCCAGAAGCGCTGGCGGGACAGCAGCCAGTCGCGCAGCCGGTAGTTGACGGCGGCCTTTCCGGTACCGCGCTCGGTGAGGATCTCGATGATGCGCGGGATGGCCTCGTTCTTGCTCAGCCCGTCCAGCGGACCGGAGTTGACCAGGACGCCCTCGCCCGGGGTGGCGACCCCGGTCTCGGCGGGGTCGGGTTCGCCGGTGTCGACCACGACCCGCACCGGCAGGTCGAAGGCGCGGGCGAAGTCCAGGTCGCGCTGGTCGTGGGCGGGCACCGCCATGATCGCGCCGTGTCCGTAGTCGGCCAGCACGTAGTCGGCGGCCCACACCGGGATGCGCTCGCCGTTGACCGGGTTGATCGCGTGGCGTCCCAGGAAGACCCCGGTCTTCTCCCGCTCGGTGGACTGGCGCTCGATGTCGCTGAGCTTGCTGACCTGGGCGCGGTAGGCCTCGAAGGCCGCGCGCTGCTCGGGCGCGCACAGCTCCTCGGCCAGCGGCGCGTCGGCGGCCACCACGAAGAAGGTGGCCCCGTACAGGGTGTCGGGCCGGGTGGTGAAGACGGTGACCGGCTCGTCGCGGCCCTCGATCCGGAAGTCGACGTCGGCGCCCTCGGAACGGCCGATCCAGTTGCGCTGCATGGTCAGCACGCGCTCCGGCCAGCCGCCCTCCAGCTGCTCCATGTCGTCCAGCAGCCGCTGCGCGTAGTCGGTGATCTTGAAGTACCACTGGTTGAGCGCACGCCGCTCGACCTCGGTGTGGCAGCGCTCGCACCGGCCCTGCACGACCTGTTCGTTGGCGAGCACGGTCTGGTCCTTGGGGCACCAGTTGACCAGGCCGTCCTTGCGG
This window encodes:
- a CDS encoding vitamin B12-dependent ribonucleotide reductase, whose protein sequence is MTETASGSATRKSRKSRKGVRIQRVFTTPGVHPYDTVEWERRDVVMTNWRDGSVNFQQNGVEFPTSWSMNATQIVASKYFRGALGTPQREWSLKQLIDRVVNTYTATGREHGYFASDEDAEIFDHELKYALVHQMFSFNSPVWFNVGTSSKAQVSACFILSVDDTMESILDWYKEEGIIFKGGSGAGVNLSRIRSSKELLSSGGTASGPVSFMRGADASAGTIKSGGATRRAAKMVVLDVDHPDIEEFVECKAREERKIRALRDAGFDVDLGGADIVSVQYQNANNSVRVSDEFMRAVENDSDFGLVARTTGETVATVRAKELFHKMARAAWECADPGIQYDDTINDWHTTPESGRITASNPCSEYVHLDNSSCNLASINLMKFLDDDGSFRVEEFERLTELVITAMDISITFADFPTEKIGETTRAFRQLGIGYTNLGALLMATGHAYDSDGGRAVAAAVTSLMTGVAYRRSAELAGVVGAYEGYAKNAEAHKRVMRKHAAANDALRTVGEMEKPIHAAATRAWQECLEIGERNGWRNAQASLLAPTGTISFMLDCDTTGIEPDFSLVKVKKLVGGGSMQIVNQGIPRALRTLGYHEEQIEAIVNHVAEHGHVIDAPGLRPEHYEVFDCATGQRYIRPMGHVDMMAAVQPFLSGAVSKTVNVPEEATVEDFERLYFEGWKKGLKALAVYRDNCKVGQPLSTVKKEEGEKAEQAPRTVEVRRPVRRRLPKRRPSQTVSFTVGGAEGYITAGSYPDDGLGEVFLKLGKQGSTLAGIMDAFSIAISIALQYGVPLETYVEKFTNMRFEPAGMTDDPDIRMAQSVVDYIFRRLALDYLPYEERAALGVLSAEERAAQAAGEDPAQVAAQVVTYAQSAPVAESGADALAVPRESEPRTTVESAEARQGFSTDAPLCVSCGTKMRPSGSCYVCEGCGSTSGCS
- the nrdR gene encoding transcriptional regulator NrdR, whose product is MRCPFCQNQDTRVIDSRAAEEGAAIRRRRSCPACERRFTTQETVLLMVAKRSGVTEPFSRSKIIAGVRRACQGRPVTEDALAVLGQRVEEAIRSRGAAEVPSHEIGLAILGPLRDLDEVAYLRFASVYRSFESLEDFEQEIAELRAERTAPQN
- a CDS encoding LysM peptidoglycan-binding domain-containing protein, which translates into the protein MSQTALPYAPTPSAAVRAPRRSAGDADATRGGPGADPYDWSQEVPEWTPDSAPTGRRETAVPGRRRPRPVPAGPPRLTRRGRIVLCCLLGTAAAAGCGLLAVTLVTLGASTADASTENFLHLPERSHTVVVNEGDTLWEIAERVRPSEDPRKTVDEIVELNGLTGPVLEPGQELLLPAH
- the lexA gene encoding transcriptional repressor LexA, which gives rise to MPEENHGGQKPRAEESSVSALRPVRTDDSVGTSTKGTDAAPTLTERQRSVLNVIHRYVRERGYPPSIREIGDAVGLSSPSSVAHQLKVLQRKGYLHRDQNRPRAVEIRIPDQTPVHSRNGLGGVAGTGSPDTVGIPLLGRIAAGGPILAEEYVEDVLPLPRQLVGEGPLFMLTVVGDSMVDAAITDGDLVVVRQQPDANNGDIVAALLGDEATVKVFKRDGEHVWLLPRNSAYEPINGDSATILGKVVTVLRKV
- the leuS gene encoding leucine--tRNA ligase produces the protein MTAVSGDQTTSDSYDARALQEKWQARWAKENPFTASEDPADTRPRRYVLDMFPYPSGDLHMGHAEAFAIGDVIARYHFARGENVLHPIGWDSFGLPAENAAIKHNSHPAEWTYANIETQAESFRRYGISLDWSRRLHTSDPEYYRWNQWLFLRFFERGLAYRKDGLVNWCPKDQTVLANEQVVQGRCERCHTEVERRALNQWYFKITDYAQRLLDDMEQLEGGWPERVLTMQRNWIGRSEGADVDFRIEGRDEPVTVFTTRPDTLYGATFFVVAADAPLAEELCAPEQRAAFEAYRAQVSKLSDIERQSTEREKTGVFLGRHAINPVNGERIPVWAADYVLADYGHGAIMAVPAHDQRDLDFARAFDLPVRVVVDTGEPDPAETGVATPGEGVLVNSGPLDGLSKNEAIPRIIEILTERGTGKAAVNYRLRDWLLSRQRFWGTPIPIIHCPDCGEVPVPDSELPVRLPENLRGADLAPKGISPLAAATDWVNVSCPRCGGAAKRDTDTMDTFVDSSWYFLRYCSPDLDTAPFDVEKVEKWGPIDQYVGGVEHAILHLLYSRFFTKVLHDMGMVSFTEPFVRLLNQGQVINQGKAMSKSLGNGVDLGQEIDRYGVDAVRLTVVFAGPPEEDIDWADVSPGASLKFLNRAYRVMAQAGAASAPGVDPAAGDPGLRRVTHQTLAKVTEAVEAQRFNVAIARIMELVTATRRAIDAGPGAADPAVREAAEVVAITLGLFAPYVAEEGWELLGHSGSVAVGTWREPDPALLVQESVTCVVQVASKVRDKLQVSPDISAEELERLALASEKVQNFIAGREIRKVVVREPKLVNIVVAQG